The Stomoxys calcitrans chromosome 3, idStoCalc2.1, whole genome shotgun sequence genome includes a region encoding these proteins:
- the LOC106082772 gene encoding uncharacterized protein LOC106082772, which yields MCLEGGCGACVVSIRGKNHATGEIKIWSAHSCLVLLNTCGSWEIATCEGIGNQLNGYHPIQKRMAQLNATQCGYCTPGFVMNMYSLLESKRGQVSMAEVENAFSGNICRCTGYRPILDAMKSFASDNFVMLPPEECQDIEDLIEKKCPKSDSGALCSGQCHKPLKVFQYGDNILWFWPQNLKELLHILTEIPGNEEYMLVGGNTAHGVYRRSENIKHFIDTHAVAELREFNLAKDKLTLGANLTLSEAMDIFNKVADEHGFQYCQELWHHFNLIANLPVRNNGTLAGNISIKKAHREFRSDVFLLLETLNAKVIACRAPDGNPITFSMAEFMTDTTPKTIILAFELPAYSRDHFIFKSYKIMPRSQNAIAYVNAGFLLELESLATGIVKTSRICFGGIRPDFVHATAVEESLQGQCFYDKGVVQNLFSTLSSSLQPDAVLPNASPEYRMKLASGLLFKFLLVHSPQDRVRQDYISGGPLLKRELSSGLQTFDTKPSNYPVTQPVQKLEALIQCAGEAKYMNDLITSQNSVHCAFVGATRVGSMIESIDASQALKMPGVVAFFSATDIPGVNSIVDTVQQYELEELFTAGLVRYHNQPLGMIVAQSRDIAERATKKVKVFYSRGGSALSIMPTLRDVLENNRLDRIAPMLKPNVSQVRLSAPADYEVNGIFEIGLQYHFTMEPHTCIVIPAEQRLKVYSSTQWHNHTQAAIAKMLQLKVAQVQLKIRRLGGGYGAKLTRCNFVACAAALAAHKLNRPVRFVQSLESMMDTLGKRWAYRSDYRVHVQANGKFVAMQNNFYGDAGWSPNENAAPAHGVTTFRSCYDFTAENLQLEGNVVLTDAPSSTPMRAPGSLEGTAMIENIMEHIAFEGNLDPADTRLVNIKAGNRMRVLLPQFLNSREYKRRRWEIDQFNAQNRWLKKGLGLAIMDFPYQYVPRFGTYPATVTIYHGDGSVVISHGGIEMGQGINTKAAQVAAYVLGIPLDFVKIEATDTVNGANAYWSSNSMSSECVGYAIRKCCNILNDRLRPIRDSLAKNATWMQVVQAAWQNSTNLIASEQYKFGDMQEYNIYCLALTEVEVDILTGNHLIKRVDILQDVGESLSPNIDIGQIEGAFVMGLGYWLTEQLIYDRQTGQLLTNNTWTYKTPGAKDIPIDFRIEMLRGPANTTGFMSSKCCGEPPTCLAVSVIFALQHAIQSARQDAGLQREWVRLGAPTTPETIVLNAGSDVASFSLE from the exons TGTCTTGTATTGCTGAATACCTGCGGATCTTGGGAGATCGCCACTTGCGAGGGTATTGGAAATCAACTCAATGGCTATCATCCCATACAAAAACGCATGGCCCAATTAAATGCCACTCAATGTGGTTACTGCACTCCGGGTTTTGTGATGAACATGTACAGCTTGTTGGAGTCCAAAAGGGGCCAAGTCAGCATGGCGGAAGTTGAGAATGCCTTCAGTGGTAACATATGTCGCTGCACGGGATATCGACCCATTTTGGATGCTATGAAATCATTTGCCTCAGATAATTTTGTTATGCTGCCCCCCGAAGAATGCCAAGATATTGAAGATCTGATTGAAAAGAAATGCCCCAAAAGTGATTCGGGGGCCTTGTGTTCTGGTCAATGCCATAAACCTTTGAAAGTTTTTCAGTATGGCGACAACATTTTATGGTTTTGGCCTCAGAATCTCAAGGAATTGCTCCATATTCTCACTGAAATACCCGGCAATGAGGAATACATGTTGGTGGGAGGCAATACAGCCCATGGGGTTTATCGTCGCTCTGAGAATATTAAACATTTCATAGACACCCATGCTGTAGCCGAATTGAGGGAGTTTAATTTGGCCAAAGACAAATTGACGTTGGGTGCCAATCTAACGCTATCAGAGGCCATGGATATCTTCAATAAGGTAGCAGATGAGCATGGCTTTCAGTATTGTCAAGAGCTATGGCATCATTTCAATTTGATAGCCAATTTACCGGTTAGAAAT AATGGCACACTGGCCGGCAACATATCAATTAAAAAAGCCCATAGAGAATTTCGATCTGATGTTTTTCTACTACTGGAGACTCTAAATGCCAAAGTCATAGCCTGTCGTGCGCCCGATGGAAACCCCATAACATTTTCAATGGCCGAATTCATGACTGACACCACACCAAAAACCATAATTCTTGCTTTTGAATTGCCGGCCTATTCCAGGGACCACTTCATATTTAAATCATACAAG ATTATGCCCAGATCCCAAAATGCTATTGCCTATGTAAATGCTGGATTTTTGCTGGAATTGGAATCGCTTGCCACAGGCATTGTAAAAACTTCCCGAATATGTTTTGGAGGCATAAGACCTGATTTTGTTCATGCTACAGCTGTTGAGGAGTCGTTGCAGGGCCAGTGTTTCTATGATAAAGGTGTGGTACAAAATCTCTTTTCGACTCTGTCCAGCTCTTTGCAGCCTGATGCTGTATTGCCCAATGCTTCACCTGAATATCGCATGAAGTTGGCCTCGGGGCTGCTGTTCAAATTCCTATTGGTTCACAGTCCACAGGATAGGGTGCGTCAGGATTATATAAGTGGCGGTCCTTTACTGAAGCGAGAGCTCTCCTCCGGCCTGCAAACATTTGATACCAAACCGAGTAATTATCCTGTTACTCAACCAGTACAGAAGTTGGAAG CTTTGATTCAATGCGCCGGTGAGGCCAAATATATGAACGACTTAATAACTTCCCAGAATTCGGTGCATTGTGCTTTCGTGGGAGCCACCAGGGTGGGAAGTATGATTGAAAGCATTGATGCCTCGCAGGCCCTGAAGATGCCTGGAGTTGTGGCCTTCTTTTCAGCCACGGATATTCCTGGCGTTAATTCCATTGTGGACACCGTACAACAATACGAGCTTGAGGAGCTATTCACTGCAGGTTTGGTGCGCTATCATAACCAGCCATTGGGTATGATTGTAGCTCAGAGTAGAGATATAGCCGAAAGGGCCACCAAGAAAGTCAAAGTTTTCTACTCCCGAGGTGGCTCAGCACTCAGCATTATGCCCACTTTGAGGGATGTCTTGGAAAATAATCGCTTGGATCGCATTGCACCCATGTTAAAACCCAACGTCTCGCAAGTTAGGTTGTCGGCCCCGGCAGATTATGAAGTAAATGGTATTTTCGAAATAGGTCTTCAGTATCACTTTACCATGGAACCTCATACCTGTATTGTGATACCTGCTGAGCAACGTTTAAAAGTCTACTCCTCCACGCAATGGCACAATCATACCCAAGCTGCAATTGCTAAGATGCTACAGCTTAAGGTTGCCCAAGTCCAGCTGAAGATTCGACGCCTTGGAGGTGGCTATGGCGCCAAACTTACCCGCTGCAATTTCGTGGCCTGTGCTGCTGCACTGGCTGCTCACAAACTCAATCGCCCTGTTAGATTTGTGCAATCTCTGGAGTCTATGATGGATACGCTGGGCAAACGTTGGGCTTACCGCTCCGACTACAGGGTGCATGTTCAGGCAAATGGTAAATTTGTGGCaatgcaaaacaatttttatggaGATGCCGGTTGGAGTCCCAATGAAAACGCTGCACCTGCTCATGGAGTGACTACGTTTAGAAGCTGTTATGATTTTACCGCCGAAAATCTTCAACTCGAAGGAAATGTTGTGTTGACAGATGCCCCAAGCTCTACACCTATGCGAGCTCCTGGTTCTTTGGAAG GTACTGCCATGATTGAGAATATAATGGAGCACATAGCCTTCGAGGGCAATCTGGATCCTGCAGATACTCGCCTGGTAAATATCAAGGCAGGCAATAGAATGAGGGTGTTGTTGCCTCAGTTCCTAAATTCTAGAGAATATAAAAGGCGTCGTTGGGAAATCGATCAGTTTAATGCCCAAAATCGTTGGCTGAAGAAAGGCCTGGGCTTGGCAATTATGGATTTTCCCTATCAATATGTCCCAAGGTTTGGTACTTATCCGGCAACGGTCACCATTTATCATGGTGATGGTTCAGTGGTTATTTCACATGGAGGCATTGAAATGGGCCAAG GCATTAATACCAAAGCGGCCCAGGTGGCTGCTTATGTTCTAGGAATTCCTttggattttgttaaaatcgaAGCCACCGATACAGTTAATGGTGCCAATGCCTACTGGAGCAGCAACTCTATGAGCAGCGAATGTGTTGGCTATGCCATTCGCAAGTGTTGCAATATCCTTAATGATCGTTTAAGACCCATTCGGGACTCCTTGGCTAAAAACGCCACTTGGATGCAGGTAGTGCAAGCTGCTTGGCAAAACTCCACAAATTTGATTGCCAGTGAGCAATACAAGTTTGGCGATATGCAAGAGTACAACATTTACTGCCTAGCTTTGACCGAAGTGGAAGTGGATATTTTGACGGGCAATCATTTAATAAAGCGTGTCGATATTCTTCAAGATGTAGGCGAAAGTTTAAGCCCTAACATAGATATTGGCCAAATTGAGGGAGCATTTGTTATGGGCCTTGGCTATTGGCTGACAGAGCAGTTAATCTATGATCGTCAAACTGGTCAATTGTTGACCAATAACACCTGGACCTATAAGACACCCGGAGCCAAGGATATACCCATAGATTTTCGCATTGAAATGTTACGTGGCCCAGCAAATACCACAGGTTTTATGAGCTCCAAGTGTTGTGGAGAGCCTCCAACTTGCTTGGCTGTCAGTGTAATATTCGCCTTACAGCATGCCATACAATCGGCGCGTCAAGATGCTGGTTTACAACGGGAATGGGTTCGTTTAGGAGCACCCACCACGCCGGAGACTATTGTTCTAAATGCTGGCAGCGATGTTGCATCGTTCTCGTTGGAGTAA